Proteins from a genomic interval of Equus quagga isolate Etosha38 chromosome 13, UCLA_HA_Equagga_1.0, whole genome shotgun sequence:
- the S100A10 gene encoding protein S100-A10: MPSQMEHAMETMMFTFHKFAGDKGYLTKEDLRVLMEKEFPGFLENQKDPLAVDKIMKDLDQCRDGKVGFQSFFSLIAGLTIACNDYFVVHMKQKGRK; encoded by the exons ATGCCATCTCAAATGGAACACGCCATGGAAACAATGATGTTCACATTTCACAAATTTGCTGGGGATAAAGGCTACTTAACAAAGGAAGACCTGAGAGTACTCATGGAAAAGGAGTTCCCCGGATTTTTGGAA aatCAAAAAGACCCTCTGGCCGTGGACAAGATAATGAAGGACCTGGACCAGTGCCGAGACGGCAAAGTGGGCTTCCAGAGCTTCTTTTCGCTAATTGCCGGGCTCACCATCGCATGCAATGACTATTTTGTAGTACACATGaagcagaagggaagaaagtAG